The following proteins are encoded in a genomic region of Tigriopus californicus strain San Diego chromosome 6, Tcal_SD_v2.1, whole genome shotgun sequence:
- the LOC131882022 gene encoding uncharacterized protein LOC131882022 — MSGPSHQPELVRDDSSPVLQGHGTVGLEEVSAGVVPAQFKGRPKRSTRLSRKAASVPEDAVTELDPATVATTEEFPSKRARKKTGVKRPPPSKLLVSSSKESDTDIDVGHRRTRNKARKGDRDQVPGLSPSQMHAISQMLSERDKQARHRSTRKPRWSFYSSESRSDAPVASGSKGPGLDRFRNQGPSSISHPTNSSEGPDDAQSHDDDPDDSDNEVGGDRRLTRNRTKKTPQPTGYWLGKGKDPSGAGKIARSREKLSDRRSKARGKNSQIEEVCRGMVPTARYATSHLLMGFQLREARRLWRLLGSLHPDRDEKRREATHNHLGAAIQIGIDGARHEIEMARVHDTLGPEVVEGVEGRASSDQRYVGRTEYVVKQLKKAKVEDALMRSKSAPVSHRPYLHGAKFSPNGRRPPYRGTRAGRKVEALKKPIGFTPRCFLCASPLHLAKDCPKKKELKRD, encoded by the exons ATGTCTGGACCCTCCCATCAGCCAGAACTCGTCCGGGACGATTCTTCCCCAGTTCTTCAGGGTCATGGGACCGTTGGCCTCGAAGAAGTGTCTGCGGGGGTGGTTCCTGCCCAATTCAAAGGGCGCCCCAAACGATCGACCAGGCTGTCTCGAAAGGCAGCCTCGGTCCCGGAAGATGCCGTCACAGAGCTTGACCCTGCTACGGTCGCCACGACCGAGGAATTTCCGTCCAAACGCGCTCGGAAGAAGACAGGCGTCAAACGACCGCCGCCGTCCAAACTTCTCGTTTCTTCATCCAAAGAGTCAGACACGGATATTGATGTCGGCCATCGCCGGACCCGTAATAAGGCTCGTAAAGGGGATCGCGACCAAGTACCTGGGCTATCCCCTTCTCAGATGCATGCCATCTCACAAATGCTGAGTGAGCGTGACAAACAAGCTCGACATAGGTCCACCCGCAAGCCCCGTTGGTCCTTCTATTCGTCCGAGTCCAGAAGTGACGCGCCTGTGGCTTCTGGCTCAAAAGGGCCTGGCCTGGACCGTTTTCGAAACCAGGGCCCCTCTTCCATATCTCATCCCACCAATTCCTCTGAAGGACCTGACGACGCTCAATCGCACGATGACGACCCAGACGATTCCGACAATGAGGTTGGTGGGGATCGGAGGCTTACCCGAAATCGAACAAAGAAGACCCCCCAACCAACAGGATATTGGTTGGGAAAAGGGAAGGACCCTTCGGGTGCGGGAAAAATTGCCCGCTCTCGCGAAAAGCTTTCGG ACCGTCGCTCAAAAGCACGAGGGAAAAATTCTCAGATTGAGGAAGTATGCCGAGGAATGGTACCAACGGCTCGATACGCAACTTCCCATCTCCTCATGGGATTCCAGCTTCGAGAGGCAAGACGGCTTTGGCGACTTCTAGGCTCTCTTCATCCAGACCGAGatgagaagagaagagaggcaACACACAATCATCTAGGGGCCgccattcaaattggaatcgATGGGGCTcgacatgaaattgaaatggctCGTGTCCACGACACACTTGGCCCTGAGGTAGTGGAAGGGGTGGAAGGTAGAGCCAGTAGTGACCAACGATACGTCGGCCGGACAGAGTATGTTGTTAAACAGCTCAAAAAAGCCAAGGTCGAAGATGCTTTGATGCGGTCGAAATCGGCGCCTGTTTCTCACCGTCCCTATTTACATGGAGCCAAATTTTCCCCGAATGGGCGACGACCCCCTTATAGAGGAACGCGGGCAGGCAGGAAAGTAGAGGCCTTGAAGAAACCGATAGGCTTCACCCCGCGTTGTTTCCTTTGCGCCTCCCCTCTCCATTTGGCAAAAGACTGCCCGAAGAAGAAAGAGTTGAAACGGGATTAA